In Alteromonas macleodii, the sequence GAATACGTATGCATCTTGTTTATTATTGATTAATAACTTGTAAATATAAATATCATCTTTTATCCGCTCCTTTCCGAAAGAGATCACACTATGAAGATGAAGAAACATGCAGTAGGTGTCTTAATAAGTGCAGTATTGAGTACTCCAAGTTATCACAGCCATGCAGACGTTATCCTACACGCATTTAACTGGACCTACGACGACGTAGCCGCAAAAGCCCAAGAAATTGCGGATCTTGGTTACACCAAAGTACTTGTTTCGCCTGCTTATAAATCGACAGGTAATCAGTGGTGGGCGCGATATCAACCACAGGACTATAGAGTTATTGATAACCCACTTGGTGACACTGCTGACTTTCAAGCGATGGTTAATGCATTAAATGCCAAAGGTGTAGAGACCTATGCGGATATTGTCTTTAATCATATGGCGAACGAAGCATGGAAACGTTCAGACTTAAACTACCCCGGAAGTGAAGTACTACAGCAATACTCATCAAATCAGGGATACTACAATGGCATCACATTATTTGGTGATGTAAGTAGCGGCCTTTTTGGCGGTGGTGACTTCCACGGTACGTATGATCAAGGTGGCCCTAAGTGCATCAGTAACTACAGCGACGTGGGCGATGTTCAGTACAATAGATTATGCGGCGCCGCGCCAGATCCTGGCTTGCCCGACCTAGACCCCAATAATTGGGTCGTGGCCCAACAAAAAGCGTATCTTCAGGCGTTAAAAGACATGGGTGTTACCGGTTTTCGCGTTGATGCTGCAAAGCATATGACCAACTATCATATAAACGCGGTGTTCGACAGCAATATA encodes:
- a CDS encoding alpha-amylase family protein, coding for MKMKKHAVGVLISAVLSTPSYHSHADVILHAFNWTYDDVAAKAQEIADLGYTKVLVSPAYKSTGNQWWARYQPQDYRVIDNPLGDTADFQAMVNALNAKGVETYADIVFNHMANEAWKRSDLNYPGSEVLQQYSSNQGYYNGITLFGDVSSGLFGGGDFHGTYDQGGPKCISNYSDVGDVQYNRLCGAAPDPGLPDLDPNNWVVAQQKAYLQALKDMGVTGFRVDAAKHMTNYHINAVFDSNIKNDVHVFGEIITTGGAGSSEYDNFLAPYLSATGHSAYDFPLFAQIRNAFSFGGSMRALVDPAAYGQALSGDKAITFSITHDIPLNDGFRYQLLDPTDEHLANAYVLGRDGGVPLLYSDNNESGDNRWVDLYKRDDIKGMVKFHNGVQGSGMQVVSHNDCVIFFKRHHQGVVGINKCADGQDIWVDTSTDNLWWYRNYRDTLSNDVQYITTQWHKFYVPGRSARMWLME